From the Blastopirellula marina genome, one window contains:
- a CDS encoding DUF58 domain-containing protein — translation MSETGSRMFSWFRLRGVSITQEGTYYFLVFIFILAGAIVRSNIQLLMILACMLLGPLLYNLWVVTSSLRSLKFSRRVPSLLSCDDPFFVELTAKNGSRHATYAVVIEDKLVQVEGYDPEPAQNVDVFFAKIGNKDEAAISYKAVIRKRGKYQLGPLSATTAFPLGLMRSTRVDTLVSTIVVMPRLGQMTPAWRRMIQQDKSGFASSRRQHGLLEGDFYGLREWRNGDPKQWIHWRSSAKQGELVVRQFEKQNQQDFVLIVDAWLPESPIEEDKDRAERIISMAATAVRELAVAGGCQLQLISCGETTESIAGNVSQAFVVQAMHDLAVLVPTDAHDIGSTMANCLRTSRPGARVILLTTRKTDLSDTDVFAAVWNDAKLRSELGRVKTVSAGRGDDGMFFHKPTPRTSKKSESLV, via the coding sequence ATGTCGGAAACCGGTTCGAGGATGTTCTCGTGGTTTCGCTTGCGTGGTGTATCCATTACGCAGGAAGGAACGTACTATTTTCTCGTCTTTATCTTCATCCTGGCCGGTGCGATCGTACGTAGCAACATTCAGTTGCTGATGATCTTGGCCTGCATGTTGTTGGGGCCTCTGCTGTACAACCTGTGGGTTGTCACGAGCAGTCTTCGCAGCTTGAAATTCTCGCGGCGGGTTCCTTCGTTACTTTCGTGCGATGATCCCTTTTTTGTCGAACTGACGGCGAAAAATGGTAGTCGCCACGCGACCTACGCCGTCGTGATTGAAGACAAGCTAGTCCAGGTGGAAGGATACGACCCCGAGCCTGCCCAGAATGTGGATGTGTTCTTTGCCAAGATCGGCAATAAGGACGAAGCGGCTATCTCGTACAAAGCGGTCATTCGCAAACGAGGTAAGTACCAACTCGGACCTCTCTCGGCAACGACGGCATTTCCGCTTGGACTGATGCGAAGTACGCGCGTTGATACGTTGGTCTCTACCATCGTGGTGATGCCCCGACTGGGACAAATGACGCCGGCTTGGCGCAGGATGATCCAACAAGACAAGTCCGGATTCGCATCGTCTCGTCGTCAGCATGGTTTGCTGGAAGGGGACTTTTATGGTCTTCGAGAGTGGCGAAACGGCGACCCCAAGCAGTGGATCCATTGGCGCAGCAGTGCCAAACAAGGAGAACTGGTCGTACGTCAATTCGAAAAACAAAACCAGCAAGACTTCGTATTGATCGTCGATGCATGGCTACCTGAGTCACCCATCGAAGAAGACAAAGACCGCGCCGAACGCATCATCAGTATGGCTGCCACGGCCGTGCGTGAATTGGCCGTTGCTGGTGGGTGCCAGTTGCAGTTGATCAGTTGCGGTGAAACGACCGAGAGCATTGCCGGAAATGTCTCTCAGGCATTCGTCGTTCAAGCGATGCACGATCTGGCTGTCCTGGTCCCTACCGACGCGCATGACATTGGTTCCACGATGGCGAACTGCTTGCGGACCTCGCGGCCAGGGGCTCGCGTGATTCTGCTCACGACTCGTAAAACCGATCTGTCAGATACGGACGTATTTGCCGCTGTCTGGAACGACGCGAAACTGCGTAGTGAACTGGGGCGTGTGAAAACGGTCTCGGCGGGACGGGGGGACGATGGAATGTTCTTTCACAAGCCCACACCACGGACCAGCAAGAAATCGGAGAGCTTGGTATGA
- the ychF gene encoding redox-regulated ATPase YchF — MEAGIVGLPNVGKSTLFNALTAAGIASENYPFCTIEPNVGIVSVPDPRLDVIQSYVKTQKVIPAILRLVDIAGIVRGASEGEGLGNKFLSHIREVDAIIHVVRCFQEPNVVHVDGSVDPIRDIDTIDTELMLADLQTVESARDKAAKTARSGDKDAKAKVELLNQCQALLAEGKPLRSAEWHDPEMLNIVRNYGLLTAKSVLYLANVDEDNLTGEGEVVDRVRARAAAEGGEVVPVCAKIESELSELDDDDRKEMLESVGLEEPALAVVARAAYKLLGLQSYFTAGEKEVRAWTIPVGATAPQAAGVIHSDFERGFIRAECYSLNDLETFKSEKAIREAGKLRVEGKSYVMKDGDIVHFLFNV; from the coding sequence ATGGAAGCCGGAATTGTCGGGCTGCCGAATGTCGGTAAATCGACCCTATTCAACGCGTTAACAGCCGCAGGCATCGCCAGCGAGAATTACCCCTTCTGCACAATCGAACCCAACGTGGGGATTGTGTCTGTCCCGGATCCGCGTCTGGATGTAATTCAGAGTTACGTCAAGACTCAGAAGGTAATTCCGGCGATTTTGCGTCTGGTCGACATTGCCGGGATTGTCCGAGGCGCATCCGAGGGGGAAGGCCTGGGGAACAAGTTCCTGTCGCATATCCGCGAAGTCGATGCCATCATTCATGTGGTTCGCTGCTTTCAAGAACCCAACGTTGTGCACGTGGACGGAAGTGTCGATCCGATTCGCGATATCGACACGATCGACACCGAACTGATGCTCGCCGACCTGCAAACGGTCGAATCAGCTCGCGACAAAGCCGCCAAAACGGCCCGCTCTGGCGACAAAGACGCCAAGGCTAAGGTCGAGCTCTTAAACCAATGCCAGGCCCTGCTTGCCGAAGGCAAGCCCCTGCGTTCGGCCGAGTGGCACGATCCCGAGATGCTGAATATCGTGCGGAACTATGGACTGTTAACAGCGAAAAGCGTTCTTTACCTGGCCAATGTCGATGAAGACAACCTGACCGGCGAAGGTGAGGTTGTCGATCGCGTTCGTGCCCGCGCTGCCGCGGAAGGGGGCGAAGTCGTTCCCGTTTGTGCCAAGATCGAATCGGAACTGAGCGAACTGGACGACGACGACCGCAAGGAAATGCTGGAAAGCGTCGGCTTGGAAGAACCCGCTTTGGCGGTTGTGGCCCGTGCTGCGTACAAGCTACTCGGACTGCAAAGTTACTTCACCGCCGGCGAGAAAGAAGTTCGCGCGTGGACGATTCCTGTCGGAGCAACGGCCCCCCAAGCCGCAGGCGTGATTCACTCCGACTTCGAACGCGGTTTCATCCGGGCAGAATGCTATTCGCTGAATGACCTGGAAACTTTTAAGAGCGAAAAGGCCATTCGTGAAGCAGGTAAGCTTCGCGTCGAAGGAAAAAGCTACGTTATGAAAGATGGAGATATCGTCCACTTTCTGTTCAACGTTTAG
- a CDS encoding AAA family ATPase codes for MPAELLSLVSELEANINQVVVGKPDVVRKCLVALLAGEHILLEDVPGVGKTLVGKALARSLSGHFCRLQFTPDLLPSDIVGSNIFNSKTNEFVFHSGPIFSNIVIADEINRSSPRTQSALLEAMSDRQVSIDGETHNLPRPFMVIATQNPFEFEGTYPLPESQLDRFLMRISMGYPDRAAERTILESHRTGEPVEDLSPVVTCDQIAQLQDSVRKIEVSEPISEYLLDIIDGTRTSDDLEVGASTRAGLSLFRAAQSQALLEGREYVVPDDVKHLAVSVLAHRVIPKGFLHAGQREAVESMVGRIVEEISVPV; via the coding sequence ATGCCAGCCGAGCTCTTAAGTCTCGTATCCGAGTTGGAAGCGAATATTAATCAGGTAGTGGTGGGTAAGCCCGACGTCGTTCGGAAATGTCTTGTCGCCCTACTTGCGGGCGAGCACATTCTGCTGGAAGACGTTCCAGGCGTAGGCAAGACCTTAGTAGGCAAGGCGTTAGCTCGCAGCCTGTCGGGGCATTTCTGCCGACTGCAATTCACGCCTGACCTTCTGCCCAGCGATATCGTTGGTTCCAACATCTTCAACTCGAAGACCAATGAGTTTGTATTCCACTCGGGGCCAATTTTCTCGAATATTGTGATCGCGGACGAAATCAATCGTTCTTCTCCGCGAACGCAAAGCGCCTTGCTGGAAGCCATGAGTGATCGCCAGGTTTCGATCGACGGCGAAACGCACAACCTGCCACGTCCGTTCATGGTAATCGCGACGCAAAACCCGTTTGAATTCGAGGGAACCTATCCGCTGCCTGAAAGCCAGTTGGATCGCTTCCTGATGCGGATTTCGATGGGGTACCCTGATCGTGCCGCTGAACGCACGATTCTGGAATCACACCGCACCGGGGAACCTGTCGAAGACTTGTCTCCAGTGGTAACCTGCGATCAGATCGCACAGCTACAAGATTCGGTTCGAAAGATCGAAGTGAGTGAGCCGATCAGTGAGTACTTGCTGGATATCATCGATGGAACACGAACGAGTGACGATCTCGAGGTCGGGGCGAGTACCCGGGCCGGTCTTAGCTTGTTCCGCGCTGCTCAGAGTCAGGCTCTGTTGGAAGGTCGCGAATATGTGGTGCCTGATGACGTGAAGCACCTTGCCGTATCGGTGCTCGCCCACCGGGTGATACCGAAGGGGTTCCTGCATGCGGGGCAGCGGGAAGCGGTCGAATCGATGGTCGGCCGGATTGTGGAAGAAATTTCGGTACCTGTGTAG
- a CDS encoding DUF3488 and DUF4129 domain-containing transglutaminase family protein, translating into MKVERLLQISVALLAALGSLFLAFGQGGNSALPLLATIGAFLSVYLTDIKGWITLNRNLANFAALVAVVFSFFDFWDDSSSKLVAIAKLLIYLQVVLLFQPKTTRVYWHLAVLSLLQVVVAAALDFGVTFGLMLVPYMFTALTTLCLFFVYRETLRVDPELKAAHDAVENRPLFAFLAKKPVEANDSTLVSAPVIALSGQLPGNLASVFTSGKMFAQVLKLGVFTLCATVVLFYSFPRFDQGQLSQSIGGEFGATTGFKDQISLNDMGHILQSDRFVMRVRLSDLSTGTVIDTEYEPYFRGTSLSTYFPNSKTWIVGNLKNYRVSELKPPPLKTNLVRQQVATNQSIHFDRTNEGVLLFSIYPAYSSLNTARDIVDNQTLGIVSMATDAQAQVRQPDQYEMLVPWNPFGADGDLIPGRHPLSDRQFYHYINSDLTQVPLDKEFADTLFNGLTETANELVAEIPGNGNEKPTKFAIAQSMERHFVLDGNYTYSLHVPVHLKNTRLDPIEDFVVNHRTGHCEFFASALAIMLRTQKIPARVVVGYKGGEFNTVGGYYAVKQKHAHAWVECFLSPDDLPVGISKEDYPNGAWMRLDPTPASRPSPNRKDNGTVFDTFLDWFDYVELAWRDWVVGMNSERQEKDIYKPLTDNLVKPFEGWVSREQWTKFFRDSLASIGIHMSDEWFSGFASIFTMLVLLLLVVIFELVRTLLRRYWTSIKRMFLRWFPNKSQRIGFYFKVEKLLAKAGWQRKESDTPREFIASVISDCKARGVGSEMLSPLSDLTDWYYQIRYGGKDLAPAQQEAISEHLLLIEQQTIAMRKTKR; encoded by the coding sequence ATGAAAGTTGAGCGGCTTCTCCAGATTAGCGTTGCCCTATTAGCGGCGCTCGGTTCCCTCTTTCTCGCCTTTGGCCAGGGGGGGAATTCTGCACTACCGCTACTGGCGACCATTGGCGCATTTCTGTCGGTTTACTTAACCGATATCAAGGGCTGGATAACGCTGAATCGAAATCTCGCGAATTTCGCAGCGCTAGTTGCTGTCGTGTTTTCCTTTTTCGACTTTTGGGACGATAGCAGTTCTAAGCTGGTGGCGATTGCCAAGTTGCTTATTTATCTGCAAGTTGTGTTGCTTTTTCAGCCGAAAACGACCCGCGTCTATTGGCATCTGGCGGTACTAAGTTTGCTGCAAGTGGTGGTGGCCGCTGCGCTTGACTTTGGGGTCACATTTGGCCTGATGCTGGTTCCGTACATGTTCACGGCGTTAACGACGCTGTGTCTGTTCTTCGTTTACCGCGAAACGTTACGAGTTGATCCCGAACTGAAAGCGGCACACGATGCCGTAGAGAACCGCCCGTTGTTCGCCTTTCTGGCGAAGAAGCCGGTCGAGGCGAATGATTCAACGCTCGTCTCTGCGCCGGTGATTGCGTTGTCGGGGCAATTGCCTGGCAACCTGGCCTCGGTCTTTACCAGCGGCAAGATGTTTGCCCAAGTTCTAAAACTGGGGGTTTTCACGCTTTGTGCGACGGTTGTGCTGTTTTATAGCTTCCCTCGTTTCGATCAGGGGCAATTGTCGCAGTCGATCGGGGGCGAGTTTGGGGCCACGACCGGGTTCAAAGATCAGATTTCGTTAAACGATATGGGACACATCCTGCAAAGCGATCGATTCGTGATGCGGGTTCGGCTGTCTGATTTGAGCACGGGTACGGTCATCGACACAGAATACGAGCCTTACTTCCGTGGAACCTCTTTAAGCACTTACTTCCCCAACAGCAAGACGTGGATTGTAGGCAACCTGAAGAACTATCGGGTAAGTGAACTCAAACCGCCGCCGCTGAAGACAAACCTGGTCCGACAACAAGTGGCCACCAACCAGTCAATCCACTTCGATCGAACCAACGAAGGCGTGCTGCTGTTTAGCATTTATCCCGCGTATTCGTCGCTGAATACGGCTCGCGATATTGTGGATAACCAAACGCTCGGTATCGTTTCGATGGCGACCGACGCCCAGGCCCAGGTTCGCCAGCCCGATCAATACGAGATGCTGGTCCCCTGGAATCCGTTCGGTGCGGACGGAGACTTGATCCCTGGCCGCCATCCTTTGAGTGATCGCCAGTTTTATCATTACATCAATAGCGATTTGACCCAGGTGCCGCTCGACAAAGAGTTCGCCGATACGCTCTTCAATGGTTTAACCGAGACGGCCAATGAACTGGTGGCGGAAATTCCCGGCAACGGTAACGAGAAACCGACGAAGTTCGCAATTGCTCAGAGCATGGAACGCCACTTTGTGTTGGATGGGAACTATACCTATTCGCTGCACGTGCCGGTGCATTTGAAGAATACGCGACTCGATCCCATTGAAGACTTTGTGGTCAATCATCGGACCGGGCACTGCGAGTTCTTTGCCAGCGCTTTGGCAATCATGTTGCGAACCCAGAAGATTCCCGCTCGCGTGGTCGTTGGCTACAAAGGGGGCGAGTTTAACACGGTCGGTGGTTACTACGCAGTCAAACAGAAGCACGCCCATGCTTGGGTCGAGTGTTTTCTTAGTCCCGATGATCTGCCGGTTGGGATTTCCAAGGAAGACTACCCCAACGGAGCGTGGATGCGGCTCGACCCGACGCCAGCTTCTCGCCCGTCGCCAAACCGGAAGGATAATGGTACCGTCTTCGATACCTTCCTCGATTGGTTTGACTACGTCGAACTGGCCTGGCGTGACTGGGTCGTGGGTATGAACAGCGAACGGCAAGAGAAAGACATTTACAAGCCGCTGACCGACAACCTGGTCAAACCGTTTGAAGGTTGGGTGAGCCGCGAGCAGTGGACGAAGTTCTTCCGCGATAGCCTTGCTTCGATCGGCATTCACATGAGCGACGAATGGTTTAGCGGTTTTGCCTCGATCTTTACGATGTTGGTGCTGCTCTTGTTGGTTGTGATCTTTGAGTTGGTGCGAACGCTACTCCGGCGTTACTGGACCAGTATCAAGCGGATGTTCTTGCGATGGTTCCCGAATAAATCGCAGCGTATCGGCTTCTACTTCAAGGTCGAGAAGCTATTGGCCAAAGCGGGATGGCAGCGAAAGGAGTCAGATACTCCACGCGAATTCATTGCGTCGGTTATTTCCGACTGCAAGGCTCGTGGGGTGGGCAGTGAGATGCTCTCTCCGCTATCGGATCTGACTGATTGGTACTATCAGATCCGTTACGGCGGTAAAGATCTGGCACCGGCTCAGCAAGAAGCCATTAGCGAACATCTGCTGCTGATTGAGCAGCAGACGATCGCTATGCGGAAGACTAAACGTTGA
- a CDS encoding GNAT family N-acetyltransferase, which yields MSEVIEINEIEDLRAYASFWNRLHAKTPQATFFQTLPWLETYWKFFGQSKKLRVLLVQIDCQIKGILPLIEQTERTKAGAVRILTYPLDGWGPFFGPIGSDQTATLYAAMQYLQATPRTWDLLDLRFVDPTVDRGRILNTMRCHGMSPSVLPWNPSYAIELPGDFEQFVSTRSSKFRATIRRTLRKADDVGVTSVRYRPAACPTGNTEPNFDLYDECVLLARRTWQAGSTTGTTISHPEAADYFRECFAQASRLGMIDLMTLRHEDRMIAFSYNFHHEGRLLGMRMGYEQDSKQLTPGTVMMSHQIRDSIKRGDKIIDLGPEHLEIKSRWINRTLESQRICHYSRLSLSASVLRMGHWWKYHRSAA from the coding sequence ATGTCGGAAGTGATCGAAATCAACGAAATCGAAGATCTTCGCGCCTACGCCAGTTTCTGGAATCGCCTGCATGCCAAGACACCGCAAGCGACGTTCTTTCAAACCCTGCCCTGGCTGGAAACTTACTGGAAGTTTTTTGGCCAAAGCAAGAAGTTGCGGGTACTACTGGTTCAGATCGACTGTCAAATCAAGGGAATCTTACCGCTGATCGAGCAAACCGAGCGGACCAAGGCCGGGGCCGTCCGCATATTGACCTATCCGCTGGATGGTTGGGGACCGTTCTTTGGTCCCATTGGCAGTGACCAGACCGCCACGCTCTACGCAGCGATGCAGTACCTGCAGGCAACGCCACGCACGTGGGACCTACTCGATCTGCGTTTTGTTGACCCAACCGTCGATCGAGGTCGAATTCTTAACACCATGCGTTGCCATGGCATGTCCCCCAGCGTGTTGCCGTGGAATCCTTCGTATGCCATCGAGTTGCCAGGCGACTTTGAACAGTTTGTTTCGACCCGCAGTTCCAAGTTTCGGGCCACGATCCGTCGAACCTTACGAAAGGCGGATGATGTTGGGGTGACTAGCGTTCGATACCGACCTGCTGCCTGCCCAACGGGCAACACCGAGCCCAATTTCGACCTGTACGACGAGTGCGTATTACTTGCAAGACGAACGTGGCAGGCCGGAAGCACCACGGGAACAACCATCTCTCATCCAGAAGCAGCAGACTACTTTCGTGAGTGCTTCGCCCAGGCTTCGCGACTGGGGATGATCGACTTGATGACGCTGCGGCATGAAGATCGCATGATCGCGTTCAGCTACAACTTCCATCATGAGGGGAGACTGCTAGGTATGCGGATGGGGTACGAGCAAGATAGTAAACAGCTCACCCCGGGAACCGTGATGATGTCGCACCAGATTCGCGATTCGATCAAGCGAGGCGACAAGATCATCGACCTCGGCCCCGAACACTTGGAAATCAAATCACGCTGGATCAACCGCACACTCGAGTCACAGCGGATTTGCCACTATTCCAGACTCTCGCTTTCGGCCAGTGTTCTACGGATGGGACACTGGTGGAAGTATCACCGCAGCGCGGCGTGA
- a CDS encoding type II secretion system protein produces the protein MPITARQFVRRPLRPAFTLVELLVVMGVLAMLSSLVLVGLASAAEQARVNRTRSQVQKIHELLMTRWEEYRYRRIEASKSGDVRTRLTSRVDKIREMMRIEMPDRKTDVSNAPVSLSTVPALQLRYQRSITNAKGAANYAAAVSGWSDANESSECLYMILASIQSGETNGLDFFKPSEIGDTDGDGVPEILDAWGKPILFLRWPYGYPNIENVSPAQRRNGLSQIMDNTTPDPFDPLGVRGGRTTTSTSPRVEYAHFPLHPLIFSAGPDELYNIRTGINDSSGNAIAYSSTTPPNNPYMEDTTAGYSKRIGAILDKSGDELDNITNHVLVIAGNSQ, from the coding sequence ATGCCAATTACGGCAAGACAATTCGTCCGACGCCCCTTGCGTCCCGCTTTCACCTTGGTGGAACTGCTGGTCGTAATGGGAGTGCTCGCGATGCTCAGCAGCTTGGTGCTGGTCGGCCTTGCGTCGGCCGCCGAACAGGCCCGCGTCAACCGCACCCGCAGCCAGGTTCAAAAGATCCACGAGCTGTTAATGACGCGGTGGGAAGAGTATCGCTATCGCCGCATCGAAGCCAGCAAGTCTGGGGATGTTCGGACTCGGTTAACATCGCGAGTCGACAAGATTCGTGAAATGATGCGAATCGAGATGCCTGATCGCAAGACAGACGTCTCGAACGCACCTGTTTCGCTGAGCACGGTTCCGGCGCTGCAACTGCGTTATCAGCGGTCGATCACTAATGCGAAAGGTGCGGCCAATTACGCCGCGGCGGTTAGTGGTTGGTCGGATGCAAACGAGAGTTCCGAATGTCTCTACATGATTCTGGCATCGATTCAGAGTGGTGAGACCAACGGGCTCGATTTCTTCAAACCTTCGGAAATTGGCGATACTGACGGTGATGGCGTCCCTGAAATCCTCGACGCCTGGGGAAAGCCGATTTTGTTTTTACGCTGGCCCTATGGTTATCCGAACATCGAAAACGTATCGCCTGCCCAGCGTCGCAATGGGTTGTCGCAAATCATGGACAACACGACACCCGATCCTTTCGATCCGCTAGGCGTTCGTGGAGGCCGCACGACAACCTCCACATCGCCACGTGTCGAATACGCCCACTTCCCCTTGCACCCGCTGATTTTTTCAGCCGGTCCTGATGAGCTTTACAACATTCGCACCGGGATCAATGACAGTTCGGGAAATGCAATTGCTTATTCAAGCACCACGCCTCCCAATAATCCCTATATGGAAGACACCACGGCTGGCTACTCCAAACGCATCGGCGCGATCTTGGATAAGTCAGGGGACGAACTCGACAACATCACCAATCATGTACTCGTGATCGCGGGGAATAGTCAATGA